The Zymobacter palmae DNA window CAAGGCGCTGCAAGGCAAAGCTCTGTCCTACAATAATATCGCCGACACTGATGCTGCACTCGAAGCGGTCAAAGGCTTTGAAGCGCCGGCCTGTGTTATCGTCAAACATGCCAACCCATGTGGTGTCGCTACGGTCAGTGATGAAGAAGGCGGTATCCGCACAGCCTATGCCCGGGCCTTCGAAACCGACCCTGAGTCCTCCTTCGGGGGCATCATTGCTTTTAACCGTCCGCTGGATGCTGATACGGCCAGCGATATCATCGGTAAGCAGTTTGTCGAGGTCATCATCGCACCTCGCATCACACCAGAAGCTTTGGCCGTGACGCAGGCCAAGCCTAATGTTCGCGTACTCGAATGCGGTGATTTCAGCACATCGGCACAGCCGCAGTGGGACATGAAGCGCGTGACGGGCGGCCTGCTGGTCCAGACGCAAGATGCAGGTGTCGACGATGAAAGCGAGTTCCACGTCGTCACTGACCGTGCGCCGACCGAACAGGAATACCGCGATCTGCTGTTTGCTTGGCATATCGCGCATTTCGTGAAGTCCAACGCCATTGTCTATGCCCGTGACGAACGCACCATCGGTGTAGGGGCGGGTCAGATGAGCCGCGTCAACTCTGCCCGCATCGCTGCCATCAAGGCCGAGCATGCCGGTCTACAGGTTGAAGGCGCCGTTATGGCTTCTGACGCCTTCTTCCCGTTCCGCGACGGCATCGACAACGCCGCCAGTGTCGGGATCAAGGCCGTTATTCAGCCCGGCGGTTCCATCCGTGATGAAGAGGTTATCCAAGCTGCCAACGAAGCTGGCATCGCTATGATCTTCACCGGGAAGCGCCACTTCCGTCACTGATCCGTATCCCAGAAACGCAATAGCCGCGCCCTTCTCCACTGAAGGGCGCGGCTGTATTCTCCCTCAACGACAGTTATGCGTCGTTACTACAAATCCACTCACCGGTCATATTGAACCGCCCAGTACCAAGGCGACTGGCTATCACGCGTTCAAGGCGCACTGAGCGAGTGTCAGCAAACGCACTCTTGCATCGGTTATAGGCGCTGCGCCACTGATTGCTCCAAACCTCAGCGCGAGAAGGCTCCTCGGTGCCGGATCCCCTCATTTCACTGCTTTGCCAGAAGCCGCCTAGATCTTGCGCACCTACGGTATTGGCCAAGCTGACAGCGACCAGCAGAAAACCTACACTCAAGATCGTTTTTTTGACCATGTGACAATGAATAGGTGTGTTGTCGTGCATATAAGATTCCTTTTATAGTGAATGACGCACACGGAAGCGTGTGCATATGCTGTACCTTTTAAGTTAAGCACCTATTCAATAAAAGAGGGACACGGCCTATTATTTGAGTCTACAATCACCAAATATAAATACGATACGAGTTATATCCGCTTGATTGTTTTATACGTTGGCACGAAATGGCAACAACCTATTGCGACTTGATATAGCCGTTAAAAAGACCCGATATATAAAAATTAATTTCAGTGTTAATCGTGAAAGCTGCCATCTTAACATCATAAAAATAAAAATTTTATACCGCCTATATAATGGCCTTGGCCTTTGCCTTTGCCTTTGCCTTTGCCTTTGCCTTTGCCTTTGCCTTTGCCTTTGCCTTTGCCTTTGCCTTTGCCTTTGCCTTTGCCTTTGCCTTTGCCTTTGCCTTTTTTATATAGGCAGGCTTTTTATCCCTAGCTCTATTGTTAAAGCATGTTTCATAACCCCACATTGAGGGGGCTTCAAACCAAAAAATTGCGGCAAAAGCCATCTACTTTAGAAAGGGCAAAAGTAATCGCTCAGGTTATTAAACAATCTCTTGCAAGACATATTTTTTATGTGACAGTTAATGCAATTTAATACAATCAATAAAGCATCCGTATAATAACTAGCGATCAGCCAAAAAATCTATATTTCTATTTCCTAAAACAATATGAAATACATCTATCCAGGACAATAAAAAACCGCCAGACATCTACGTCAGGCGGCTTCTATTGGGTAGATAACGGATAAGCGCTATCGACAGCGACAACCTTGTTATCAGAGCAAAGCCTCTTAACGATCCACCTTGCTTTGATTCATCAGTGGCG harbors:
- the purH gene encoding bifunctional phosphoribosylaminoimidazolecarboxamide formyltransferase/IMP cyclohydrolase: MSLTPVRRALLSVSDKQGLVPLAQALIGHGVELLSTGGTYRTLKEHGIEVTEVSEHTGFPEIMGGRVKTLHPRIHGGILGRRGIDDGVMKARDIPPIDMVVVNLYPFEATVARPDCSFEDAIENIDIGGPAMVRSCAKNHSHTTIVVDPADYSALINTLERYDGKVDHETRFRLACKAFAHTAAYDTAIAHYLQHCQRGDTTVTPDEFPTEWQPELHLQSTLRYGENPHQQAAFYTEPHPPAGCISTAKALQGKALSYNNIADTDAALEAVKGFEAPACVIVKHANPCGVATVSDEEGGIRTAYARAFETDPESSFGGIIAFNRPLDADTASDIIGKQFVEVIIAPRITPEALAVTQAKPNVRVLECGDFSTSAQPQWDMKRVTGGLLVQTQDAGVDDESEFHVVTDRAPTEQEYRDLLFAWHIAHFVKSNAIVYARDERTIGVGAGQMSRVNSARIAAIKAEHAGLQVEGAVMASDAFFPFRDGIDNAASVGIKAVIQPGGSIRDEEVIQAANEAGIAMIFTGKRHFRH